A region from the Inhella inkyongensis genome encodes:
- the glcE gene encoding glycolate oxidase subunit GlcE: protein MDSLRSRVRDAAAQGQALELVGHGSKRFYGEAPQGQPWVLSREPALCGLRAHEPAELYVTAGAGTPLRELEAQLGSQGQQLGCEPPRFGGEGTVGGLIATALAGPARPYWGGVRDALLGLTLIDGRGELLKFGGTVMKNVAGFDVARAMCGAMGTLGLITEASFKLMPIPQAQVTLRFDATQDDAIYAANQAALQGLPLSASAWWNGSLLLRLSGLEASVRAAAKRLGGDALPVDLALGFWNGLRHQSDEFFAGAVRAIQAGSGVAIWRLSLPPTTPVLKVPGEQLIEWGGALRWLVTPLAAQAVRELAERAGGHATLYAALDKSAPAFTPAQGAEAQIRARLKSEFDPKGIFNPGRLG from the coding sequence ATGGACTCTCTTCGCTCGCGCGTGCGCGACGCCGCCGCGCAGGGCCAGGCGCTGGAGCTGGTGGGCCACGGCAGCAAACGCTTCTATGGCGAGGCGCCGCAGGGCCAGCCCTGGGTGTTGAGCCGCGAGCCCGCGCTGTGCGGCCTGCGCGCGCACGAACCTGCCGAGCTCTATGTGACGGCGGGGGCGGGCACGCCCCTGCGCGAGCTGGAGGCCCAGCTGGGCAGCCAGGGCCAGCAGCTGGGCTGCGAGCCGCCGCGCTTTGGCGGCGAGGGCACCGTGGGCGGGCTGATCGCCACCGCCCTGGCCGGGCCGGCACGCCCGTATTGGGGCGGCGTGCGCGATGCGCTGTTGGGCCTGACGCTGATCGACGGCCGCGGTGAACTCCTGAAATTCGGCGGCACGGTGATGAAGAACGTCGCCGGCTTCGACGTGGCGCGCGCGATGTGCGGCGCCATGGGGACCCTGGGGCTCATCACCGAAGCCAGCTTCAAGCTCATGCCCATCCCGCAGGCGCAGGTCACGCTGCGCTTCGACGCCACGCAGGACGATGCGATCTACGCCGCCAACCAGGCGGCCCTGCAAGGGCTCCCCTTAAGCGCCAGCGCCTGGTGGAACGGCAGTCTGCTGCTGCGCCTTTCGGGCCTGGAGGCCAGCGTGCGCGCAGCCGCGAAGCGCCTGGGCGGCGACGCCCTGCCCGTCGACCTGGCCCTGGGCTTCTGGAATGGGCTGCGGCACCAGAGCGACGAGTTCTTCGCCGGCGCGGTGCGCGCCATCCAGGCCGGCAGCGGCGTGGCCATCTGGCGCCTGAGCCTGCCGCCCACGACGCCGGTGCTCAAGGTGCCGGGCGAACAACTGATCGAGTGGGGTGGCGCCCTGCGCTGGCTGGTCACGCCCCTGGCCGCGCAGGCCGTGCGCGAACTGGCCGAGCGCGCCGGCGGCCACGCCACGCTCTACGCGGCACTGGACAAGAGCGCCCCGGCCTTCACACCGGCCCAGGGCGCCGAGGCGCAGATTCGCGCGCGCCTGAAGAGCGAGTTCGACCCCAAGGGGATCTTCAATCCAGGGCGCTTGGGCTAG
- a CDS encoding OPT/YSL family transporter, with translation MTATALAPNSSLDERRWGWLPPMGSVGYYTLLVVVGMLVLGPLGGLAASYMNFSLGFYVNAQVMAGILGSIVTLGYGPSGRHGANYMQTMAASVAGMMAMSCLLQARVWMGLPPVPTWQLVAYMLCIGMLGAGVGMLYTPTLVERMKLTYPSGLAVANILRALTDPALLKRSVARLFGGIAAGISGGVAAAKVGVLGAIELSCSTFGAGLIVGARITIPAVTSGLLFWALTPTFVEMGWLKEGEPFRKIAFLIALGLILGATVIDISLILWQAVARWRGLDPAPSNTVTTGAGTETTGPAFRLPRLLAFVGFWALAVVLCGTQFFAIPLWMMLLALGLVAIFVMGNGISVGLTDSNPISSAFVLSVILFGLAGLTDPMVGLMAATVLLIATSIGCDMQQDRSTGWRLGSNRALQFRFQVGGILVGALLAVGIAELFMAAYPILRLDQTVMSAEQQPAQWASAMTYKFVGVLRGLSEPNPAQTAAIVLGVTVGLLIEVARKLLKSRARYQAFVAAGRVGFATDFCVDALVLPSPYAFSFGGFVNLPTSLWFGAGGVVSSLWNSLGSRRRTEGDLPSDMSTTSLIGGGLIAGDALAALGLGVMGLLALV, from the coding sequence ATGACTGCGACGGCCCTGGCCCCCAATTCCTCCCTGGACGAACGACGCTGGGGCTGGCTGCCCCCGATGGGCAGCGTCGGCTACTACACGCTGCTGGTGGTGGTGGGCATGTTGGTGCTGGGTCCGCTGGGCGGCCTAGCGGCGTCCTATATGAACTTCTCGCTGGGCTTTTATGTGAATGCCCAGGTGATGGCCGGCATCCTGGGCTCCATCGTCACCCTGGGCTATGGGCCCTCGGGCCGCCACGGCGCCAACTACATGCAGACCATGGCGGCCAGCGTGGCCGGCATGATGGCCATGAGTTGCCTGCTGCAGGCGCGCGTGTGGATGGGTCTGCCCCCCGTGCCCACCTGGCAGCTGGTGGCCTACATGCTGTGCATCGGCATGCTGGGCGCGGGGGTGGGCATGCTCTATACGCCCACCCTGGTCGAGCGCATGAAGCTCACCTACCCCTCGGGCCTGGCGGTGGCCAACATCCTGCGGGCGCTGACGGACCCGGCCCTGCTCAAGCGCTCGGTGGCACGGCTGTTCGGCGGCATCGCGGCCGGCATCTCGGGCGGCGTGGCGGCAGCCAAGGTCGGCGTGCTGGGGGCCATCGAGCTGAGCTGCTCGACCTTCGGCGCCGGCCTCATCGTGGGCGCGCGCATCACCATCCCGGCCGTCACCTCGGGTCTGCTGTTCTGGGCCTTGACCCCCACCTTCGTGGAGATGGGCTGGCTCAAGGAAGGTGAGCCCTTCCGCAAGATCGCCTTCCTGATCGCCCTCGGCTTGATCCTGGGCGCCACGGTGATCGACATCAGCCTGATCCTTTGGCAAGCTGTAGCCCGCTGGCGTGGGCTGGACCCCGCCCCCTCAAACACCGTCACCACCGGCGCCGGCACCGAAACCACCGGCCCGGCCTTCCGCCTGCCGCGCCTGCTCGCCTTCGTCGGCTTCTGGGCCCTGGCCGTGGTGCTGTGCGGCACGCAGTTCTTCGCCATCCCGCTGTGGATGATGTTGCTGGCCCTGGGCCTGGTGGCGATCTTCGTGATGGGTAACGGCATTTCGGTGGGCCTGACGGACAGCAACCCCATCAGCTCGGCCTTTGTGCTGAGCGTCATCCTGTTCGGCCTGGCCGGCCTCACCGACCCGATGGTGGGCCTGATGGCCGCCACCGTGCTGCTGATCGCCACCAGCATCGGCTGCGACATGCAGCAAGACCGCTCCACCGGCTGGCGCCTGGGCTCAAACCGCGCGCTGCAGTTCCGCTTCCAGGTGGGCGGCATCCTGGTGGGCGCCCTGTTGGCGGTGGGCATTGCCGAGCTCTTCATGGCGGCCTACCCCATCCTGCGCCTGGACCAGACCGTGATGAGCGCCGAGCAGCAGCCCGCTCAGTGGGCCTCGGCCATGACCTACAAATTCGTCGGCGTGCTGCGCGGACTGTCCGAGCCCAACCCGGCGCAGACCGCCGCCATCGTGCTGGGGGTGACGGTCGGCCTGCTGATCGAGGTGGCGCGCAAGCTGCTCAAGAGCCGCGCGCGCTACCAGGCCTTTGTGGCCGCCGGCCGCGTTGGCTTCGCCACCGATTTCTGCGTCGACGCCTTGGTGCTGCCCAGCCCCTATGCCTTCAGCTTCGGGGGCTTCGTCAACCTGCCCACCTCGCTGTGGTTTGGCGCCGGCGGGGTGGTCTCCAGCCTCTGGAACAGCTTGGGGTCCCGCCGACGTACTGAGGGCGATCTGCCCTCCGACATGAGCACCACCTCGCTGATCGGCGGCGGCCTGATCGCCGGCGATGCCCTGGCCGCTCTGGGCCTGGGCGTGATGGGTCTGCTGGCCCTGGTGTGA
- a CDS encoding FAD-linked oxidase C-terminal domain-containing protein, producing MSVAAPQGLQALRKLLGPEGLIERAGGFGPYECDGLSAYRARPLAVAIPADAEQLGAVLRICHEAELPIVPRGAGTGLSGGALPHPQGITLSLARLNHILALDPASRTARVQCGVRNLAISQAAAAHGLYYAPDPSSQIACTIGGNVAENAGGVHCLKYGLTLHNVLGLRGFTAAGEPIELGSMAGALDSPGADLLALAIGSEGLLCVVSEVLVRLTPKPPEARCLLASFGTVTQAAQAVCALIASGLTPAGLEMMDQAMTRAAEDFVHAGYDLEAAALLLCESDGAPETVAAEIEQMRAVLQACGATRIEESRDEAERARFWSGRKNAFPASGRMSPDYLCMDASIPRARLAEMLAAIEAMQTQWGLRCANVFHAGDGNLHPLILFDGKDPEQLRRAEGFGAQILETAVAMGGSITGEHGVGVEKLSSMCVQFSRAELERFQGLKQAWDPAGRLNPGKAIPELRRCAEGGKLWVREGKLPHPELERF from the coding sequence GTGAGCGTGGCCGCTCCGCAAGGGCTGCAGGCGCTGCGCAAGCTGCTCGGGCCCGAAGGCCTGATCGAGCGCGCTGGCGGCTTCGGGCCCTATGAATGCGATGGCCTGAGCGCCTACCGCGCACGCCCGCTGGCGGTGGCCATTCCGGCTGACGCAGAGCAACTGGGTGCGGTGCTGCGCATCTGCCACGAAGCCGAACTGCCCATCGTGCCGCGTGGCGCCGGCACCGGTCTTTCGGGCGGGGCCCTGCCGCACCCGCAAGGCATCACGCTGAGCCTGGCACGGCTCAACCACATCCTGGCCCTCGATCCGGCATCGCGCACCGCCCGCGTGCAATGCGGTGTGCGCAATCTGGCGATCAGCCAGGCGGCCGCGGCGCATGGCCTCTATTACGCCCCCGACCCCAGCAGCCAGATCGCCTGCACCATCGGCGGCAATGTGGCCGAAAACGCGGGCGGCGTGCATTGCCTGAAGTACGGCCTGACCCTGCACAACGTGCTGGGCCTGCGTGGCTTCACCGCCGCCGGCGAACCCATCGAGCTGGGCAGCATGGCCGGCGCGCTCGACAGCCCCGGGGCCGACCTGCTGGCCCTTGCGATCGGCAGCGAGGGTTTGCTGTGCGTGGTCAGCGAAGTGCTGGTGCGCCTGACCCCCAAGCCGCCCGAGGCGCGCTGCCTGCTGGCCAGCTTCGGCACCGTGACCCAGGCCGCCCAGGCCGTGTGCGCGCTGATTGCCAGCGGGCTCACCCCGGCCGGCCTGGAGATGATGGACCAGGCCATGACCCGGGCCGCCGAGGACTTCGTGCACGCGGGCTACGACCTGGAGGCCGCCGCCCTGCTGCTGTGCGAGAGCGACGGCGCCCCCGAGACCGTGGCGGCCGAGATCGAACAAATGCGCGCGGTGCTGCAGGCCTGCGGCGCCACCCGCATCGAAGAGAGCCGCGACGAGGCCGAGCGCGCGCGCTTTTGGAGCGGCCGCAAGAACGCCTTCCCGGCCAGCGGGCGCATGAGCCCCGACTACCTGTGCATGGACGCCTCCATCCCGCGCGCCCGTCTGGCCGAGATGCTGGCGGCCATCGAGGCCATGCAGACACAGTGGGGCCTGCGCTGCGCCAATGTCTTCCATGCCGGCGATGGCAATCTGCACCCCCTGATCCTGTTCGACGGCAAGGACCCCGAACAACTGCGCCGCGCCGAGGGCTTTGGCGCGCAGATCCTGGAGACCGCCGTGGCCATGGGCGGCAGCATCACCGGCGAGCATGGGGTCGGTGTGGAGAAGCTCTCCAGCATGTGCGTGCAGTTCAGCCGCGCCGAGTTGGAGCGCTTCCAGGGCCTCAAGCAGGCCTGGGACCCGGCCGGGCGCCTGAACCCCGGCAAGGCCATTCCCGAACTGCGCCGCTGCGCCGAGGGCGGCAAGCTCTGGGTGCGAGAAGGCAAACTGCCGCACCCCGAACTCGAACGGTTTTGA
- a CDS encoding GGDEF domain-containing protein, whose translation MSAPTDLARADQLGFEQFVHSLAQHLRHTPFGWALVLGLSWGQAPLGPLLLWLGVFALVWLPSLWFIWRCGKRGPVLAQDRGVVYAVAALDGLGWGVVVWVLAGLSPVLDSWVLALLCGLAALSAVVYLTQLQAFRLYLGAMGLGLLACVLIRQVPDWRLAIAFGVFALLLLRLLQPVSARLEQGRLHEIGNESLAARLSDSLARKEVEAATDALTGLLNRRSLDALLQAGLSGPVPRQMALLMLDIDHFKQINDRHGHACGDAALRAFADRVRAQLRDGDHCARYGGEEFVVLLPGASRERAVEIAERLRLAVQGQPLLSQPLVDNTVSIGVSVVAPMDQPAHLLERADAALYRAKSEGRNRVCVA comes from the coding sequence ATGTCCGCCCCCACCGACTTGGCACGTGCCGATCAGCTCGGGTTCGAGCAGTTCGTGCACTCCCTGGCCCAACACTTGCGCCACACGCCCTTTGGTTGGGCCCTGGTGCTGGGTTTGAGTTGGGGGCAGGCACCACTGGGGCCTTTGCTGCTGTGGCTGGGTGTGTTTGCACTCGTGTGGTTGCCCAGCCTGTGGTTTATCTGGCGCTGCGGCAAGCGCGGGCCGGTGCTGGCGCAGGATCGCGGCGTTGTCTATGCCGTGGCGGCCCTGGATGGATTGGGCTGGGGCGTCGTGGTCTGGGTGTTGGCGGGATTGAGCCCGGTGCTGGACAGCTGGGTCTTGGCCCTGTTGTGCGGGTTGGCGGCTTTGAGCGCCGTGGTCTATCTCACTCAGTTGCAGGCCTTTCGCCTCTACCTCGGGGCCATGGGACTGGGCCTGTTGGCCTGTGTGCTGATCCGCCAGGTTCCCGACTGGCGCCTGGCCATTGCGTTCGGGGTTTTCGCCTTGCTGCTGCTGCGCCTGCTGCAACCCGTTTCGGCGCGTTTGGAGCAGGGGCGGCTGCACGAGATCGGCAATGAAAGCCTGGCCGCACGTCTGAGCGATTCGCTGGCCCGCAAGGAAGTGGAGGCCGCGACGGATGCGCTCACCGGCTTGCTCAATCGACGCAGCCTGGATGCTTTGTTGCAGGCGGGCCTCAGCGGCCCGGTGCCGCGCCAGATGGCGCTGTTGATGCTGGACATCGACCATTTCAAACAAATCAACGACCGGCATGGCCATGCCTGCGGGGATGCGGCGCTGCGCGCCTTTGCCGATCGGGTGCGGGCCCAGCTGCGCGATGGTGACCACTGCGCCCGTTACGGTGGCGAGGAATTCGTGGTGCTGCTTCCGGGGGCCAGTCGCGAGCGGGCCGTGGAAATTGCCGAGCGTCTGCGCCTGGCGGTTCAGGGGCAGCCCTTGCTGAGCCAGCCCTTGGTGGACAACACGGTTTCGATCGGGGTGAGCGTGGTGGCGCCCATGGATCAACCGGCTCATTTGTTGGAGCGGGCCGACGCCGCCCTTTACCGTGCCAAGAGCGAGGGGCGGAACCGCGTTTGCGTGGCTTGA
- a CDS encoding PspC domain-containing protein, which translates to MFAEHLDRLAALHSQGKLSDEEYQRAKERVLGGEPKPAAAASGAAPLNAAINQLRRSREDRWIGGVCAGIGRITGLEAWIWRLLFTLMLLCGGTGLVAYLLMWIFVPSE; encoded by the coding sequence ATGTTTGCCGAACATCTCGACCGCCTTGCCGCCCTGCACAGCCAAGGCAAGCTCAGCGACGAGGAATACCAGCGCGCCAAGGAGCGGGTGCTGGGCGGTGAACCCAAGCCGGCAGCGGCCGCCAGCGGCGCCGCACCGCTGAATGCCGCCATCAACCAACTGCGTCGCAGCCGCGAGGATCGCTGGATCGGCGGCGTCTGCGCCGGCATCGGCCGCATCACCGGACTGGAGGCCTGGATCTGGCGCCTGCTCTTCACGCTGATGCTGCTGTGTGGCGGTACTGGCTTGGTGGCTTATCTGCTGATGTGGATCTTTGTGCCTTCGGAGTGA
- a CDS encoding FIST signal transduction protein → MRCVSSHASHPDAHQALALALASLQARWPEGSTPTLGFCYLTDALAPQGEALWRALQAELPGVAWVGAASVGVLADGVEYLDEPGLALLLTDWPADQWQLWDGCRPLRREDGIEAALVHADPSTPELAELLPELAARTRSGFVFGGLAASRSQPLQLCGTLHAGGLSGLGLRAGLNFSVRVTQGCLPVAPLRRITACEGPLVLALDGEPALPRLLADLGLDLHQPGQLMPVLRATLAGLSEPEDTTLDRGGRFEAAVRVRHLVGLDPGRRGLLLSEEVRPGMGLTLGRRDVEATRADLTRMATSLRAQAEDAGQRPAAALYISCAGRGGPHFGAPHAEAQILRRALGDLPTVGFFAGGEIAHQQLHGYTGVLALFCEAA, encoded by the coding sequence ATGCGCTGCGTCAGCAGCCACGCCAGCCACCCGGACGCCCACCAGGCGCTCGCGCTGGCGCTGGCCTCCCTGCAAGCCCGCTGGCCCGAAGGCAGCACACCCACTCTGGGCTTTTGCTATCTCACCGACGCCCTGGCCCCGCAGGGCGAGGCCCTGTGGCGGGCGCTGCAGGCCGAGCTGCCCGGCGTGGCCTGGGTGGGTGCGGCCAGCGTGGGCGTGCTGGCCGATGGCGTGGAATACCTCGACGAGCCCGGCCTGGCCCTGCTGCTGACCGATTGGCCGGCCGATCAATGGCAGCTTTGGGATGGCTGCCGCCCCTTGCGGCGTGAGGACGGCATCGAAGCCGCCCTGGTGCACGCCGACCCCAGTACACCGGAGTTGGCCGAGCTGCTGCCCGAACTGGCCGCGCGCACCCGCAGCGGCTTCGTGTTCGGCGGCCTGGCGGCCTCGCGCAGCCAGCCGCTGCAGCTGTGCGGCACCCTGCACGCCGGCGGGCTCTCGGGCCTGGGTCTGCGCGCGGGGCTGAACTTCAGCGTGCGCGTCACCCAGGGCTGCCTGCCGGTGGCGCCGCTGCGCCGCATCACCGCCTGTGAAGGCCCGCTGGTGCTGGCCCTGGATGGCGAGCCGGCACTGCCGCGCCTGCTGGCCGATCTGGGACTGGACCTGCACCAGCCCGGCCAGCTGATGCCGGTGCTGCGCGCCACCCTGGCCGGCTTGAGCGAACCCGAGGACACCACCCTGGACCGCGGCGGTCGCTTCGAAGCGGCCGTGCGCGTGCGCCATCTGGTGGGCTTGGACCCCGGCCGGCGCGGCCTGCTGCTGTCGGAAGAGGTGCGGCCCGGCATGGGGCTGACGCTGGGCCGGCGCGATGTCGAGGCCACCCGCGCCGACCTGACCCGCATGGCCACCAGCCTGCGCGCCCAGGCCGAAGACGCCGGCCAGCGCCCGGCCGCCGCGCTCTACATCAGCTGCGCCGGGCGCGGCGGGCCGCATTTCGGCGCCCCCCATGCGGAGGCGCAGATCCTGCGCCGCGCGCTCGGTGACCTGCCCACCGTGGGCTTTTTTGCCGGGGGCGAGATCGCCCACCAGCAACTGCACGGCTACACCGGCGTGCTGGCCCTGTTCTGCGAAGCCGCGTGA
- a CDS encoding efflux RND transporter periplasmic adaptor subunit, which yields MKRWLWLIAPFFVLILGIAWWQRPQPVQMVQPSRGEAIDAVFASGAIEPQAQLPVAPRVSARLLELRADEGQRVRKGELLARLETAENDAALQELAARERQAELALERAQTLVRQGFVAASEQDRARAERDAVRAQGARLRAQRGYALLTAPADGEVLRRDGEVGQFIPAGQALFVLGDAARLRVSAEVDEEDIARVRPGQPVVLRAAALGAAVFDGVVEAITPRGDPVARSYRVRIQLPQPPAGLRVGMTVDANIILARRSQALLLPSTAVHAGQVWILQGGRAKAQKVVTGTQGNGRVEVLSGLALDARVVLQAEGVKEGQRLRALP from the coding sequence ATGAAACGCTGGCTCTGGCTCATCGCCCCCTTCTTCGTCCTGATCCTTGGCATTGCCTGGTGGCAACGCCCGCAGCCGGTGCAGATGGTGCAGCCCAGCCGCGGTGAGGCCATCGATGCGGTATTTGCCAGCGGCGCCATCGAGCCCCAGGCCCAGCTGCCGGTGGCGCCGCGTGTGAGCGCCCGTCTGCTGGAGCTGCGCGCCGACGAGGGTCAGCGCGTTCGCAAAGGTGAGTTGCTGGCCCGCCTGGAAACGGCCGAGAACGACGCCGCGCTGCAGGAACTGGCCGCGCGCGAACGTCAGGCCGAGCTGGCGCTGGAGCGTGCCCAGACCCTGGTGCGCCAGGGCTTTGTGGCTGCCAGCGAGCAAGACCGCGCCCGCGCCGAACGGGACGCCGTGCGTGCGCAAGGGGCGCGCCTGCGGGCGCAGCGGGGCTATGCCCTGCTCACCGCACCCGCAGACGGCGAGGTGCTGCGCCGCGATGGCGAGGTCGGCCAGTTCATTCCCGCCGGGCAGGCCCTGTTCGTGTTGGGCGATGCCGCTCGCTTGCGGGTGAGTGCCGAGGTCGACGAAGAAGATATCGCCCGTGTGCGTCCCGGTCAGCCCGTGGTGTTGCGCGCGGCGGCCCTGGGAGCGGCGGTGTTTGACGGCGTGGTGGAGGCCATCACGCCGCGCGGCGATCCGGTGGCGCGCAGCTACCGGGTGCGGATTCAATTGCCGCAGCCGCCTGCGGGCCTGCGCGTGGGCATGACGGTGGACGCCAACATCATCCTGGCGCGGCGCAGCCAGGCCCTGCTGCTGCCCAGCACTGCGGTGCATGCCGGGCAGGTCTGGATCCTCCAGGGCGGGCGGGCCAAGGCGCAGAAGGTGGTCACCGGCACCCAAGGGAATGGCCGCGTTGAGGTTCTGAGTGGACTGGCGCTTGACGCCCGGGTGGTGCTGCAGGCCGAAGGCGTGAAGGAAGGCCAGCGCCTGCGCGCACTGCCCTGA
- a CDS encoding PhaM family polyhydroxyalkanoate granule multifunctional regulatory protein yields the protein MSDANFSKFVPGFEFLQGLVKNAGTALPGIGQWVAPTLNPEELGKRIEELRTVQFWLEQNARMLAATIQALEVQRMTLSTLKTMNVPLHELREALKVPTPDIPAFPGVPGLEPATQAAKVGKKVAKAAVKGAVKGATKVAQGAASKKDSPAVDPLQWWNALSQQFSQVAAGAMKDSATEAAKGLATSLVKQSIDAAGDTLRKAAAVPQAVVGGVTGSMAKSLSAQRQEAAAAPKPAAPSKPKPAARKRAAPRRT from the coding sequence ATGTCCGACGCCAACTTCAGCAAGTTCGTTCCCGGTTTTGAATTTCTGCAGGGTCTGGTGAAAAACGCCGGCACCGCGCTACCGGGCATCGGCCAATGGGTGGCCCCCACCCTCAACCCTGAGGAATTGGGCAAGCGCATCGAAGAGCTGCGCACCGTGCAGTTCTGGCTGGAACAGAACGCCCGCATGCTGGCCGCCACCATCCAGGCCCTGGAGGTGCAGCGCATGACGCTGTCCACCCTCAAGACCATGAACGTGCCGCTGCACGAACTGCGCGAGGCCCTGAAGGTGCCCACGCCCGACATCCCGGCCTTCCCGGGCGTGCCCGGGCTGGAGCCGGCGACCCAGGCGGCCAAGGTCGGCAAGAAGGTGGCCAAGGCGGCCGTGAAAGGCGCCGTGAAGGGCGCCACCAAGGTGGCCCAGGGCGCGGCGAGCAAGAAGGACAGCCCCGCGGTAGACCCTCTGCAATGGTGGAACGCGCTGTCGCAGCAGTTCAGCCAAGTGGCCGCCGGCGCCATGAAGGACAGCGCCACCGAGGCCGCCAAGGGCCTGGCCACCAGCCTGGTCAAACAAAGCATCGACGCCGCCGGCGACACCCTGCGCAAAGCAGCCGCCGTGCCGCAGGCGGTGGTGGGCGGGGTCACGGGCTCGATGGCCAAATCCCTGAGTGCGCAGCGCCAGGAAGCGGCCGCAGCGCCCAAACCCGCAGCCCCATCTAAGCCCAAACCCGCAGCCCGCAAGCGCGCGGCGCCCCGCCGGACCTAA
- a CDS encoding peptide chain release factor 3 has product MTERIEQEVRRRRTFAIISHPDAGKTTLTEKLLLFSGAIQIAGSVKARKAARHATSDWMEIEKQRGISVASSVMQMEYRDCVINLLDTPGHQDFSEDTYRVLTAVDAALMVIDAANGVEPQTRRLLQVCRARNTPILTFVNKMDREVKDPLALMDELEQELGMTVCPFTWPVGMGKAFGGVMDLRASTMRVFAPGEDRAGGDEELITDLDNPAHEARFGMAWGTAQGELELVREAATPFEHSEFLAGKQTPMFFGSAINNFGVREVLDALVELAPPPGERASLQRVITPTEKKFSGVVFKIQANMDPAHRDRIAFVRVASGHFERGMKLKVTRTGKDFRPNTVVSFLSQRRELLEEAFGGDIIGIPNHGVLHLGDTLTEGEPLQFTGLPFFAPEMFRNVEVADPLKTKQLRAGLTQLGEEGAIQVFRPLAGSVLMLGAVGQLQFEVVAHRLEHEYGVKARIQPCRFQVARWVTADDENELKRFIAANDHRMALDAVDAPTILVEYAPELRAIQENWPKIHFHALREHAGLVFQKRMDG; this is encoded by the coding sequence GTGACCGAACGCATCGAACAAGAAGTGCGCCGCCGCCGCACCTTCGCCATCATTTCCCACCCTGACGCGGGCAAGACCACGCTGACGGAAAAACTCTTGCTGTTCTCGGGCGCGATCCAGATCGCCGGTTCGGTGAAGGCGCGCAAGGCCGCCCGCCATGCCACGTCCGACTGGATGGAGATCGAAAAGCAGCGCGGCATCTCGGTGGCGTCTTCGGTGATGCAGATGGAGTACCGCGACTGCGTGATCAATCTGCTGGACACCCCGGGCCACCAGGACTTCAGCGAAGACACCTATCGCGTGCTGACCGCCGTGGACGCCGCGCTGATGGTGATCGACGCGGCCAACGGCGTGGAGCCGCAGACCCGCCGCCTGCTGCAGGTCTGCCGCGCACGCAACACGCCGATCCTGACCTTCGTCAACAAGATGGACCGCGAGGTCAAGGACCCGCTGGCCCTGATGGACGAGCTGGAGCAGGAGCTGGGCATGACGGTCTGCCCTTTCACCTGGCCGGTGGGCATGGGCAAGGCCTTTGGCGGGGTGATGGACCTGCGCGCCTCCACCATGCGCGTGTTCGCGCCCGGTGAGGACCGCGCCGGTGGCGACGAGGAGCTGATCACCGATCTGGACAACCCGGCGCACGAGGCCCGCTTCGGCATGGCCTGGGGCACGGCCCAGGGCGAGCTGGAACTGGTGCGCGAGGCCGCCACACCCTTCGAGCACAGCGAATTCCTGGCCGGCAAGCAGACGCCGATGTTCTTTGGTTCGGCCATCAACAACTTCGGCGTGCGCGAGGTGCTGGACGCGCTGGTGGAATTGGCCCCGCCCCCGGGCGAGCGCGCCAGCTTGCAGCGCGTGATCACCCCGACCGAGAAGAAGTTCAGCGGCGTGGTGTTCAAGATCCAGGCCAATATGGACCCGGCGCACCGCGACCGCATCGCCTTCGTGCGCGTGGCCAGCGGCCACTTCGAGCGCGGCATGAAGTTGAAGGTGACGCGCACCGGCAAGGACTTCCGCCCCAACACCGTGGTGAGCTTCTTGAGCCAGCGGCGCGAACTGCTGGAAGAGGCCTTTGGTGGCGACATCATCGGTATTCCCAACCATGGTGTGCTGCACCTGGGCGACACGCTGACCGAGGGCGAACCGCTGCAGTTCACCGGCCTGCCCTTCTTTGCGCCGGAAATGTTCCGCAACGTTGAAGTGGCCGACCCGCTGAAGACCAAGCAGTTGCGTGCCGGCCTGACCCAGCTGGGTGAAGAGGGCGCGATCCAGGTCTTCCGCCCCTTGGCCGGCTCGGTGCTGATGCTGGGTGCCGTGGGCCAGCTGCAGTTCGAGGTGGTGGCGCACCGCCTGGAGCATGAGTACGGCGTGAAGGCGCGCATCCAACCCTGCCGCTTCCAGGTGGCGCGCTGGGTCACGGCCGACGACGAGAACGAGCTCAAGCGCTTCATCGCCGCGAACGACCATCGCATGGCGCTGGACGCCGTGGACGCGCCCACCATCCTGGTGGAGTACGCGCCCGAGCTGCGCGCCATCCAGGAGAACTGGCCCAAGATCCACTTCCATGCGCTGCGCGAGCACGCCGGCCTGGTGTTCCAGAAGCGAATGGATGGCTGA